From Pseudomonas poae, the proteins below share one genomic window:
- a CDS encoding phosphopantetheine-binding protein, translated as MSDQHRLEHDIKTLIIEALGLEDISADDIGSDQTLFGEGLGLDSVDALELGLAIQKKYGIKIDADAKDTRNHFTNVASLAAFVTARQAA; from the coding sequence ATGAGCGACCAACACCGCCTTGAGCACGACATAAAGACGCTGATCATCGAGGCCCTGGGCCTGGAAGACATCAGCGCCGACGACATCGGCAGCGACCAGACCCTGTTTGGCGAAGGTCTTGGCCTGGATTCGGTAGACGCCCTGGAATTGGGCCTGGCGATTCAGAAAAAGTACGGCATAAAAATCGACGCCGACGCCAAAGACACCCGCAATCACTTCACCAACGTGGCCAGCCTTGCGGCGTTCGTCACGGCCAGACAGGCAGCTTGA
- a CDS encoding acyl carrier protein, with amino-acid sequence MQTRDDIFNTLRDALVELFELDPARVTLDANLYQDLEIDSIDAVDLIDHIKRQTGKKIAAEEFKAVRTVNDVVEAVYRLVTPAA; translated from the coding sequence ATGCAAACTCGTGACGATATTTTCAACACCCTGCGCGATGCCTTGGTGGAACTGTTTGAACTGGACCCTGCCCGCGTCACGCTCGACGCCAACCTGTACCAGGACCTGGAAATCGACAGCATCGACGCCGTGGACCTGATCGACCATATCAAGCGCCAGACCGGCAAGAAGATCGCCGCCGAAGAATTCAAGGCCGTGCGCACCGTCAACGACGTGGTTGAGGCGGTGTACCGTCTGGTCACGCCTGCCGCATGA
- a CDS encoding AMP-binding protein: MNGLKLEHVLLEPLEHRLVTTEPAMNHAQLWAHALSLAAGLQARGIRRVAVHLEDAGELAIALLGAWRAGVSVLLPADLQPQTRQRWDAAVDAWLVAGADLDALYQTPLSPAALDLDACQLSLCTSGSSGEPKRIDKTLRQLANEVEALEALWGADLKGACIIGSVATQHIYGLLFRVLWPLCAGRTFVRKQLAFPEDLQRASREHPQFAWVASPALLKRMGDNLDWPALSQVARVFSSGGALPVEAAGSLYDRLQQWPTEILGSSETGGIAWRQGAQPWQPFADVQLSQDPDGALRIASPYLPEGHIEHTADAARIHSDGRFELLGRLDRIVKLEEKRISLPMLEQALMAHPWVAETRLGVVQENRASLGALVVLSAEGLHALRNQGRRSVTQTLRQHLSQHCEALALPRRWRLLRQLPLNSQGKLPQADIEALLLAPRTKAPEVLEQVEADGEWTLQLSVPPDLAYFSGHFPVTPVLPGVVQVEWAFNLGQQLLDLPATFAGMEVLKFQQLVRPGDRIELHLRFDADRAKLYFAYRNGVAACSSGRIVLETPSE, translated from the coding sequence ATGAATGGGTTGAAACTTGAGCACGTGCTGCTTGAGCCGCTGGAACACCGTTTGGTCACCACCGAACCTGCGATGAATCACGCCCAGCTGTGGGCGCACGCCCTGAGCCTGGCGGCGGGCCTGCAAGCCCGTGGCATCCGGCGTGTGGCGGTGCACCTGGAAGACGCCGGCGAACTGGCGATTGCCCTGCTGGGCGCCTGGCGCGCCGGGGTCAGCGTACTGCTGCCCGCCGACCTGCAACCCCAGACCCGCCAACGCTGGGACGCCGCCGTGGACGCGTGGCTGGTTGCAGGCGCCGATCTCGACGCGCTGTACCAAACGCCATTGAGCCCCGCCGCGCTCGACCTGGACGCCTGCCAACTGAGCCTGTGCACCTCCGGCTCCAGCGGCGAGCCCAAGCGTATCGACAAAACCCTGCGCCAACTGGCCAACGAAGTTGAGGCGCTGGAAGCCCTGTGGGGCGCAGACCTCAAAGGCGCCTGCATCATCGGCAGCGTGGCCACCCAGCATATCTACGGTTTGCTGTTCCGCGTGCTGTGGCCGCTGTGCGCCGGTCGCACCTTTGTGCGCAAGCAACTGGCCTTCCCCGAAGACCTGCAGCGCGCCAGCCGCGAGCACCCACAATTTGCCTGGGTCGCCAGCCCCGCGCTGCTCAAGCGCATGGGCGACAACCTCGACTGGCCTGCGCTGAGCCAGGTCGCTCGGGTGTTCTCCTCAGGCGGTGCGTTGCCCGTCGAAGCGGCCGGTAGCCTTTACGACCGCTTGCAGCAATGGCCGACGGAAATCCTCGGCAGCTCGGAAACCGGCGGCATCGCCTGGCGCCAGGGCGCGCAGCCGTGGCAGCCGTTTGCCGACGTGCAATTGAGCCAGGATCCCGACGGCGCGCTGCGTATCGCCTCGCCCTACCTGCCCGAGGGGCATATCGAACACACCGCCGACGCGGCGCGCATCCACTCGGACGGCCGTTTCGAACTGCTGGGCCGCCTGGACCGCATCGTCAAACTGGAAGAAAAACGCATCTCCCTGCCCATGCTCGAACAGGCACTGATGGCCCACCCGTGGGTCGCCGAAACCCGCCTGGGTGTGGTGCAGGAAAACCGCGCCTCCCTCGGCGCGCTGGTGGTGCTGAGCGCCGAAGGCTTGCATGCCTTGCGCAACCAGGGCCGACGCAGCGTCACCCAGACCCTGCGCCAGCACTTGAGCCAACACTGCGAAGCCCTGGCGCTGCCGCGGCGTTGGCGCTTGCTGCGCCAGCTGCCGCTGAACAGCCAGGGCAAGCTGCCCCAGGCCGACATCGAAGCGCTGCTGTTGGCGCCCCGGACGAAAGCCCCGGAGGTTCTGGAGCAAGTCGAAGCCGACGGCGAATGGACCTTGCAACTGAGTGTGCCGCCGGACCTGGCCTATTTCAGCGGCCACTTCCCGGTCACACCGGTGCTGCCAGGAGTGGTGCAGGTGGAATGGGCCTTCAACCTCGGCCAGCAACTGCTGGACCTGCCCGCCACCTTTGCCGGGATGGAAGTGCTCAAGTTCCAGCAACTGGTACGCCCAGGCGACCGCATCGAACTGCACCTGCGCTTCGACGCGGACCGCGCCAAGCTTTATTTCGCCTACCGCAACGGCGTCGCCGCCTGCTCCAGCGGCCGGATAGTGTTGGAGACGCCAAGTGAATAA
- a CDS encoding glycosyltransferase family 2 protein, protein MHNPCALIPVYNHEAAVPAVVHSLLNSGLPCLLVDDGSSAACAAVLAHLATLDNVTLLTLPNNQGKGGAVMAGFREAARLGFSHALQVDADGQHDLREVESFLDASRTHPDAVICGYPEYDESVPKGRLYARYLTHVWVWINTLSLQIRDSMCGFRVYPLAPTLALMNSAYIGTRMDFDSDILVRLAWRNQPMRWLPTKVHYPADGLSHFRLFHDNVRISAMHTRLFFGMLVRAPMILWRRWQA, encoded by the coding sequence ATGCATAACCCCTGCGCCCTGATCCCGGTCTACAACCATGAAGCTGCGGTGCCGGCCGTGGTGCATAGCCTGTTGAACAGCGGCTTGCCGTGCCTGCTGGTCGATGATGGCAGCAGCGCGGCGTGCGCGGCGGTATTGGCGCACTTGGCGACACTCGATAACGTCACCCTGCTGACCTTGCCGAATAATCAAGGCAAGGGCGGCGCGGTCATGGCCGGGTTCCGTGAGGCGGCGCGCCTGGGTTTCAGCCACGCCCTGCAAGTGGATGCCGACGGCCAGCACGACCTGCGCGAGGTCGAGAGCTTCCTCGACGCCTCGCGCACGCACCCCGACGCCGTGATCTGCGGCTACCCAGAATACGACGAGAGCGTGCCCAAAGGCCGCCTCTACGCCCGCTACCTGACCCATGTTTGGGTGTGGATCAACACCCTGTCGCTGCAGATTCGCGACTCGATGTGCGGCTTTCGCGTGTACCCGCTGGCGCCCACCCTGGCATTGATGAACTCGGCCTACATCGGCACGCGCATGGATTTTGACTCGGACATCCTGGTACGCCTGGCGTGGCGCAACCAGCCGATGCGCTGGCTGCCGACCAAAGTGCATTACCCCGCCGACGGCCTGTCGCACTTCCGCTTGTTCCACGACAACGTGCGTATCTCGGCCATGCACACCCGCTTGTTTTTCGGCATGTTGGTGCGTGCCCCGATGATCCTGTGGCGACGGTGGCAGGCATGA
- a CDS encoding glycosyl transferase: MSDSSKHWADREERGSFWLMKLTAIAAKVLGRRLLSPLLYGIVLYFFVFGRTARQSAWQYQQRLADWSGRDELRPTHRKVFGQFMAFADALLDKLDVWNGKLRLEQIEINDPAKLRGQLRGERGQMLVGAHLGNLEVCRALAEIGEQVTMNVLVHTKHAERFNRLLGEAGATHLRLIQVSELDPATMLLLSQRLDDGEWLAIAGDRVPLHGGRKVRVDFLGHRAAFPQGPWLLAGLLKCPVNLLMCLKHKNRYRLTIEPFTPLIEWKRSTREQVIAEWTARYAARLGQFCLEAPQQWFNFYPFWKTDDDAS; encoded by the coding sequence ATGAGCGACAGCAGCAAACACTGGGCCGACCGCGAGGAACGCGGCAGCTTCTGGCTGATGAAACTCACCGCCATCGCCGCCAAGGTCCTCGGCCGCCGCCTGCTGAGCCCGCTGCTGTATGGCATCGTGTTGTACTTTTTCGTGTTTGGCCGCACGGCGCGCCAAAGCGCCTGGCAATACCAGCAGCGCCTGGCCGACTGGAGCGGGCGCGATGAGCTGCGCCCCACCCACCGCAAAGTCTTCGGCCAGTTCATGGCCTTTGCCGACGCGCTGCTCGACAAGCTCGACGTGTGGAACGGCAAGCTGCGCCTGGAACAGATCGAGATCAACGACCCGGCCAAGCTGCGCGGGCAACTGCGCGGTGAGCGCGGGCAGATGCTGGTGGGCGCGCACCTGGGCAACCTCGAAGTGTGCCGCGCACTCGCCGAGATCGGTGAACAAGTCACCATGAACGTGCTGGTACACACCAAGCATGCCGAACGCTTCAACCGCCTGCTCGGCGAAGCCGGGGCCACCCATTTGCGCCTGATTCAGGTCAGCGAGCTGGACCCGGCCACCATGCTGCTGCTCAGCCAGCGCCTGGACGACGGCGAGTGGCTGGCGATTGCCGGTGACCGCGTGCCACTGCACGGTGGGCGCAAGGTGCGCGTGGACTTCCTCGGGCATCGCGCCGCGTTCCCCCAGGGCCCGTGGCTGCTGGCCGGCCTGCTCAAATGCCCGGTGAACCTGCTGATGTGCCTCAAGCACAAAAACCGCTATCGCCTGACCATCGAGCCCTTCACCCCCTTGATCGAATGGAAGCGCAGCACCCGCGAACAGGTGATTGCCGAGTGGACCGCACGCTACGCCGCACGCCTGGGTCAGTTCTGCCTGGAAGCGCCCCAACAATGGTTCAACTTTTACCCTTTCTGGAAGACCGATGACGACGCATCTTGA
- a CDS encoding aromatic amino acid ammonia-lyase: protein MTTHLEPVTFGERALRIEDVLALANRQAPTQLQGDAAYRQRIAKGAQFLDSLLDKEGVIYGVTTGYGDSCVVAVPLQHVEALPRHLYTFHGCGLGKLLDAQATRAVLAARLQSLCHGVSGVRVELLERLHAFLEHDVLPLIPEEGSVGASGDLTPLSYVAATLSGEREVLFRGERRQAADVHRELGWEPLVLRPKEALALMNGTAVMTGLACLAFARADYLLQLATRITAMNVVALQGNPEHFDERLFAAKPHPGQMQVAAWLRKDLAIDAPTAPLHRLQDRYSLRCAPHVLGVLADSLNWLRSFIEIELNSANDNPIIDAEEERVLHGGHFYGGHIAFAMDSLKTLVANVADLLDRQLALLVDVRYNHGLPSNLSGAPADRAMINHGFKAVQIGTSAWTAEALKNTMPASVFSRSTECHNQDKVSMGTIAARDAIRVLELTEQVAAATLLAANQGVWLRAQAEDARPLPPALAAMHAALAKDFPPVIEDRALEGELRLCLKRIAEQHWRLHA, encoded by the coding sequence ATGACGACGCATCTTGAGCCGGTAACCTTTGGCGAACGCGCCTTGCGCATTGAAGACGTGCTGGCCCTGGCCAACCGCCAGGCGCCCACGCAGTTACAGGGCGATGCGGCCTATCGCCAGCGCATTGCCAAAGGCGCGCAGTTCCTCGACTCGCTGCTGGACAAGGAAGGCGTGATCTACGGCGTGACCACCGGTTACGGCGACTCGTGCGTGGTGGCGGTGCCGTTGCAGCACGTCGAGGCGTTGCCACGTCACCTCTACACCTTCCACGGCTGCGGCCTCGGCAAACTGCTCGACGCCCAGGCGACCCGCGCCGTGCTGGCGGCGCGTTTGCAGTCGCTGTGCCATGGCGTGTCGGGCGTGCGTGTAGAGCTGCTGGAGCGCCTGCATGCGTTCCTCGAGCACGATGTGCTGCCGTTGATCCCGGAAGAAGGCTCAGTGGGCGCCAGCGGTGATTTGACGCCGCTGTCCTACGTCGCCGCGACCTTGTCCGGCGAGCGCGAAGTGTTGTTCCGTGGCGAACGCCGCCAGGCCGCCGATGTGCACCGCGAGCTGGGCTGGGAGCCTTTGGTGCTGCGCCCCAAGGAAGCCTTGGCGTTAATGAACGGCACCGCCGTGATGACCGGACTGGCCTGCCTGGCCTTCGCCCGCGCCGACTACCTGCTGCAACTGGCCACGCGCATCACCGCCATGAACGTGGTGGCGCTGCAAGGCAACCCGGAGCACTTCGACGAGCGCCTGTTCGCCGCCAAACCGCACCCGGGGCAGATGCAGGTCGCCGCCTGGCTGCGCAAGGACCTGGCGATTGATGCGCCGACCGCGCCGCTGCACCGCCTGCAGGACCGCTACTCGCTGCGTTGCGCGCCGCATGTGCTCGGGGTGTTGGCCGACAGCCTGAATTGGCTGCGCTCGTTTATCGAGATCGAACTGAACAGCGCCAACGACAACCCGATCATCGACGCCGAAGAAGAACGCGTGCTGCATGGCGGGCACTTCTACGGCGGGCATATCGCCTTTGCCATGGACAGCCTCAAAACCCTGGTGGCGAACGTTGCCGACCTGCTCGACCGCCAGCTCGCGCTGCTGGTGGACGTGCGTTACAACCACGGCCTGCCGAGCAACCTGTCCGGCGCGCCGGCCGACCGCGCAATGATTAACCACGGCTTCAAGGCCGTGCAGATCGGCACCAGCGCCTGGACCGCCGAAGCGCTGAAAAATACCATGCCGGCCAGCGTGTTCTCGCGCTCCACCGAGTGCCACAACCAGGACAAGGTGAGCATGGGCACCATCGCCGCCCGCGATGCAATCCGTGTGCTGGAGCTGACCGAACAGGTCGCCGCCGCCACCTTGCTGGCGGCCAACCAGGGCGTGTGGCTGCGCGCCCAGGCTGAGGATGCGCGCCCGTTGCCACCGGCCCTGGCGGCCATGCACGCGGCACTGGCCAAGGACTTCCCGCCGGTGATCGAAGACCGCGCCCTGGAAGGCGAGCTGCGCCTGTGCCTCAAGCGCATCGCCGAGCAACACTGGAGGCTGCATGCGTAG
- a CDS encoding outer membrane lipoprotein carrier protein LolA: protein MLTPVGAGLPAMDVNDDAAPLTLRGALRLFASKPAPTLLALCLLLGMPGFAHAFDLQQLSDQLAKPSVIHGNFTQEKHLRALPQPLVSKGTFVLAKDHGLLWLLKTPLQQDYRISAQGIARRDANGWQWLPNKSAGAEQNRLFLAVLQGDSSGLQRDFELQLQGEAQHWKLTLIPRSLLLKQVFTQINIDGGELVQKIELLETQGDSTVLRMQDSTAEQPLSDAEQHDFAQ from the coding sequence ATGCTGACCCCTGTGGGAGCGGGCTTGCCCGCGATGGACGTTAACGATGACGCAGCTCCCCTGACACTGCGCGGCGCACTCAGGCTTTTCGCGAGCAAGCCCGCTCCCACATTACTCGCGCTGTGCCTGTTGCTGGGTATGCCAGGATTCGCTCACGCCTTTGACCTGCAACAACTCAGCGATCAACTGGCCAAGCCCTCCGTGATCCACGGCAACTTCACCCAGGAAAAACACCTGCGCGCCCTGCCGCAACCCTTGGTCAGCAAGGGCACCTTCGTGCTCGCCAAAGACCACGGCCTGCTCTGGCTGCTCAAGACCCCGCTGCAACAGGACTACCGCATCAGCGCCCAAGGCATCGCCCGGCGTGACGCCAATGGCTGGCAATGGCTGCCGAACAAGAGCGCCGGCGCCGAACAGAATCGCCTGTTCCTCGCCGTGCTCCAGGGCGACAGCAGCGGCTTGCAGCGCGACTTCGAATTGCAACTGCAAGGCGAAGCCCAGCACTGGAAGCTCACGCTGATCCCGCGTTCGCTGCTGCTCAAACAAGTCTTCACCCAGATCAATATCGACGGCGGCGAGCTGGTGCAGAAAATCGAACTGCTGGAAACCCAAGGCGACAGCACGGTGCTGCGCATGCAGGACAGCACCGCCGAGCAGCCGTTGAGCGATGCGGAGCAACACGACTTTGCCCAGTGA